From one Gossypium hirsutum isolate 1008001.06 chromosome D08, Gossypium_hirsutum_v2.1, whole genome shotgun sequence genomic stretch:
- the LOC107906658 gene encoding uncharacterized protein, with translation MASEYVLDGEILYKRGKDQAHYLANTANPSLRGKEHCKAITLRSGKQTDEPIVDSTVAPPDIGAISPDGNVDSEELVDVPDKEINIALVDTLVQILSYGKFMKDLLSKMKKLTDVETITLTEGCSVILTNKLPLKLKDPGNITIPCSIGNQYLGKALSDLGASINLMPLSTFQKFGIGHMKPIIMTLQLVHRSLVQPEGKIKDILVPVDKFIFSTNFIMLDCEADKEVPIILG, from the exons GCTCATTACCTCGCGAACACTGCAAACCCCAGCCTGAGGGGGAAAGAGCACTGTAAAgctatcactcttaggagtggtaaacaaactgaTGAGCCAATTGTCGATTCTACTGTAGCACCACCAGATATTGGTGCCATAAGCCCTGATGGGAATGTTGATTCTGAAGAACTTGTTGATGTACCAGACAAAGAA ATCAACATTGCTTTAGTGGACACTCTGGTACAAATTCTaagttatgggaaatttatgaaagacctctTGTCCAAAATGAAAAAACTTACTGATGTTGAAACTATTACACTCACTGAAGGTTGTAGTGTTATCTTGACAAATAAGTTGCCCCTTAAATTGAAAGATCCTGGAAACATTACCATTCCATGTTCGATTGGCAATCAGTATTTGGGCAAGGCTTTAAGTGATTTGGGAGCTAGCATCAACCTTATGCCACTATCTACTTTTCAAAAGTTTGGAATTGGTCATATGAAACCCATTATAATGACATTACAACTGGTACATCGATCTTTAGTTCAACCTgaagggaaaatcaaagatatttTAGTTCctgtggataaattcattttttcgaCTAATTTTATCATGCTTGACTGCGAGGCGGACaaggaggttcccataatcttgggatga